From Scleropages formosus chromosome 1, fSclFor1.1, whole genome shotgun sequence, a single genomic window includes:
- the maea gene encoding E3 ubiquitin-protein transferase MAEA, protein MAVQESAAQLSMALKVQEYPTLKVPYETLNKRFRAAQKNIDRETSHVTMVVAELEKTLSSCPVVDSVVSLLDGVVEKLSALKRKAAESIQAEDESAKLCKRRIEHLKEHSSDQPASVNLWKKKRMDRMMVEHLLRCGYYNTAVKLARQSGIEDLVNIEMFLTAKEVEESLERQETATCLAWCHDNKSRLRKMKSCLEFSLRIQEFIELIRQNKRMDAVRHARKHFSQAEGGQLDEVRQVMGMLAFPSDTHISPYKDLLDPARWKMLIQQFRYDNYRLHQLGNNSVFTITLQAGLSAIKTPQCYKEDGSSKNPDCPVCSKSLNKLAQPLPMAHCANSRLVCKISGEVMNENNPPMMLPNGYVYGYNSLLSIRQDDKVVCPRTKEVFNFSQAEKVYIM, encoded by the exons ATGGCGGTGCAGGAGTCGGCAGCGCAACTCTCCATGGCTCTGAAGGTCCAAGAATACCCAACTTTAAAG GTTCCCTACGAGACGCTGAACAAGCGCTTCCGTGCTGCACAGAAGAACATTGACCGGGAGACGAGCCACGTGACCATGGTGGTGGCGGAGCTGGAGAAGACGCTGAGCAGCTGCCCTGTCGTGGACTCGGTGGTGTCGCTGCTGGACGGCGTGGTGGAGAAGCTCAGCGCCCTCAAGAGGAAG GCGGCTGAGTCGATCCAGGCCGAGGACGAGAGCGCCAAGCTCTGCAAGCGGCGCATCGAGCACCTCAAGGAGCACAGCAGCGACCAGCCGGCCAGCGTGAACCTGTGGAAAAAGAAGCGCATGGACCGCATGATGGTGGAGCACCTGCTGCGCTGCGGATACTACAACACGGCGGTGAAGCTGGCACGGCAGAGTGGCATCGAG GATCTGGTCAACATTGAGATGTTCCTCACTGCAAAGGAAGTTGAAGAGTCTTTAGAACGACAGGAAACGGCCACCTGCCTCGCTTGGTGCCATGATAATAAATCGCGTCTCCGCAAGATGAAG AGCTGCCTCGAGTTCAGCCTGCGCATCCAAGAATTCATAGAGCTCATCCGGCAGAACAAGCGCATGGACGCTGTCAG acacGCGCGGAAGCACTTCAGCCAGGCTGAGGGCGGGCAGCTCGATGAAGTGCGCCAGGTGATGGGAATGCTGGCCTTCCCCTCAGATACCCACATCTCCCCCTACAAG GACCTGCTGGACCCAGCGCGTTGGAAGATGCTCATCCAGCAGTTCCGATATGACAATTACAGATTACACCAGCTGGGCAACAACTCCGTGTTCACCATCACCCTGCAGGCCGGGCTGTCTGCCATCAAAACACC GCAGTGCTACAAGGAGGACGGCAGCTCCAAGAACCCCGACTGCCCTGTGTGCAGCAAGTCGCTCAACAAGCTGGCGCAGCCACTGCCCATGGCGCACTGTGCCAACTCGCGGCTTGTGTGCAAGATCTCGGGGGAGGTGATGAATGAGAACAACCCCCCCATGATGCTCCCCAACGGCTACGTGTACGGATACAAC TCCCTCCTGTCCATTCGCCAAGACGACAAAGTGGTGTGTCCCAGAACCAAGGAAGTGTTCAACTTCTCTCAGGCGGAGAAGGTCTACATCATGTGA